One window of the Enterobacter huaxiensis genome contains the following:
- the argF gene encoding ornithine carbamoyltransferase, giving the protein MTINLKNRNFLKLLDYTPAEIQYLIDLAIELKAAKKAGREKQTLVGKNIALIFEKTSTRTRCAFEVGAFDQGAQVTYLGPSGSQIGHKESMKDTARVLGRMYDGIEYRGYGQAIVEELGEYAGVPVWNGLTDEFHPTQILADLMTMLEHAPGKTLPELSFAYLGDARNNMGNSLMVGAAKMGMDIRLVAPKSFWPEAGLVEQCRAIAKETGARITLTDDVEEGVQGTDFLYTDVWVSMGEPKEAWAERVSLMKPYQINAQVMKATGNPNVKFMHCLPAFHNEHTKVGREIEMAYGLKGLEVTEEVFESPNSIVFDEAENRMHTIKAVMVATLGD; this is encoded by the coding sequence ATGACCATCAACCTGAAAAACCGCAACTTCCTGAAACTGCTGGACTACACCCCGGCGGAGATCCAGTACCTCATCGACCTCGCCATCGAACTCAAGGCCGCCAAAAAAGCCGGGCGTGAGAAGCAAACCCTGGTCGGGAAAAACATCGCCCTGATTTTTGAAAAAACCTCCACCCGCACCCGCTGCGCTTTCGAAGTGGGCGCGTTTGACCAGGGCGCGCAGGTCACCTACCTCGGCCCAAGCGGATCGCAGATCGGCCATAAGGAGTCGATGAAGGACACCGCCCGCGTATTAGGCCGTATGTATGACGGCATCGAATACCGCGGCTACGGCCAGGCCATCGTCGAGGAGCTGGGCGAGTACGCGGGCGTGCCGGTGTGGAACGGCCTGACCGACGAGTTCCACCCCACGCAAATCCTCGCCGACCTGATGACCATGCTGGAGCACGCGCCGGGCAAAACCCTGCCGGAGCTGAGCTTTGCCTATCTCGGCGACGCGCGAAACAACATGGGCAACTCGCTGATGGTCGGGGCGGCCAAGATGGGGATGGATATCCGCCTCGTGGCGCCGAAATCCTTCTGGCCGGAAGCCGGGCTGGTTGAGCAGTGCCGCGCCATCGCGAAAGAGACGGGCGCGCGCATCACCCTCACCGACGACGTGGAAGAAGGCGTGCAGGGTACCGATTTCCTCTACACCGACGTGTGGGTCTCCATGGGCGAGCCGAAGGAGGCCTGGGCCGAGCGCGTCAGCCTGATGAAGCCGTATCAGATTAACGCGCAGGTGATGAAGGCTACCGGCAACCCGAACGTCAAGTTTATGCACTGTCTGCCGGCGTTCCACAACGAGCACACCAAAGTGGGCCGCGAGATCGAGATGGCGTACGGCCTGAAGGGGCTGGAGGTGACGGAAGAGGTCTTCGAATCACCGAACTCCATCGTCTTTGACGAAGCAGAGAACCGCATGCACACCATTAAAGCGGTCATGGTGGCGACACTCGGCGACTAA
- a CDS encoding YfcC family protein — protein MGKFKFPSAYTILFFLIAVVAVLTWVVPAGQYHMAMNEALGKEVPVAGTYAHVAAHPQGLVSVLMAPIAGLYDPESGQAGAIDVALFILIIGGFLGIVTKTGAIDAGIERVTTRLRGREEWMIPILMALFAAGGTIYGMAEESLPFYTLLVPVMLAARFDPVVAASTVLLGAGIGTLGSTINPFATVIAANAAGIPFTNGIALRVALLVIGWIICVAWVMRYARKVRKDPSLSIVADKQEENRAHFLGSRGEQSLEFTPVRKLILVIFALAFAVMIYGVAVLGWWMAEISAVFLASAIIVGLIARMSEEELTSTFINGARDLLGVALIIGIARGIVVIMDKGMITHTILHSAEGMVTGLSTVAFINVMYWLEVVLSFLVPSSSGLAVLTMPIMAPLADFANVNRDLVVTAYQSASGIVNLVTPTSAVVMGGLAIARVPYVRYLKWVAPLLGILTVVIMVALSLGALL, from the coding sequence ATGGGCAAGTTCAAGTTTCCCTCCGCTTACACCATCCTCTTTTTTCTGATTGCCGTCGTGGCCGTGCTGACGTGGGTTGTACCGGCCGGGCAGTACCATATGGCAATGAACGAGGCGCTCGGTAAGGAAGTACCGGTTGCCGGGACCTATGCGCACGTCGCGGCGCATCCGCAGGGGCTGGTTTCGGTGCTGATGGCGCCGATTGCCGGGCTCTACGATCCGGAATCCGGCCAGGCCGGGGCGATCGACGTGGCGCTGTTTATCCTGATCATCGGGGGATTTCTCGGGATCGTCACCAAAACCGGGGCGATTGACGCCGGCATCGAACGCGTCACCACCCGGCTGCGCGGCCGCGAGGAGTGGATGATCCCGATCCTGATGGCGCTGTTTGCCGCAGGGGGCACGATTTACGGCATGGCCGAAGAGTCGCTGCCGTTCTATACCCTGCTGGTGCCGGTGATGCTGGCCGCCCGTTTCGATCCGGTTGTCGCCGCCTCCACGGTGCTGCTCGGGGCGGGGATCGGCACCCTCGGCTCCACCATCAACCCCTTTGCTACGGTGATCGCCGCCAACGCCGCCGGGATCCCCTTCACCAACGGTATCGCCCTGCGCGTGGCGCTGCTGGTCATCGGCTGGATCATCTGCGTGGCGTGGGTGATGCGCTACGCTCGAAAGGTGCGCAAGGATCCGTCGCTGTCGATCGTTGCGGATAAGCAGGAAGAGAACCGCGCCCACTTCCTCGGCAGCAGGGGCGAGCAGTCGCTGGAGTTCACCCCGGTGCGCAAACTCATCCTGGTGATTTTTGCCCTCGCCTTCGCGGTAATGATCTACGGCGTGGCGGTGCTGGGCTGGTGGATGGCGGAGATCTCGGCGGTGTTTCTCGCCAGCGCGATTATCGTCGGCCTGATTGCGCGGATGAGCGAAGAGGAGCTGACCTCGACGTTTATCAACGGCGCGCGAGATTTGCTGGGCGTCGCGCTGATTATCGGCATCGCACGCGGTATCGTAGTCATCATGGATAAGGGCATGATTACCCACACCATTTTGCATAGCGCAGAGGGAATGGTTACCGGTTTGTCCACGGTGGCATTCATCAACGTGATGTACTGGCTGGAGGTGGTGCTGTCGTTTCTTGTGCCTTCTTCGTCCGGCCTGGCCGTTCTGACGATGCCGATCATGGCGCCCCTTGCCGATTTCGCTAACGTCAACCGCGACCTGGTGGTCACGGCCTACCAGTCAGCGTCCGGCATCGTTAACCTGGTCACTCCCACCTCTGCCGTCGTGATGGGCGGGCTGGCTATCGCCCGCGTGCCCTACGTGCGTTATCTGAAATGGGTTGCGCCGCTGCTGGGCATTCTAACGGTGGTGATTATGGTGGCGTTAAGCCTGGGCGCCCTGTTGTAA
- a CDS encoding arginine repressor → MMDYEEYSPKEQLQLTVCQRLIAEKSYLSQEEIRRDLQERGFETISQSTVSRLLKLLGVIKIRNAKGLKIYSLNPQLRPAPDAARTVSEMVVSVEHNSEFILIHTVAGYGRAVARILDYHQLPEILGVVAGSSIVWVAPRVVKRTALVHKQINYLLRTH, encoded by the coding sequence ATGATGGATTACGAAGAGTACTCTCCCAAAGAGCAACTACAGCTGACGGTCTGCCAGCGCCTTATCGCGGAAAAGAGCTATCTCTCCCAGGAAGAGATCCGCCGCGACCTGCAGGAGCGTGGTTTTGAAACCATCAGCCAGTCCACCGTTTCGCGTCTGCTCAAGCTGCTTGGCGTCATAAAAATTCGAAATGCCAAAGGGCTAAAGATTTATTCGTTGAATCCCCAGCTACGCCCTGCCCCCGACGCCGCGCGCACCGTGTCCGAAATGGTGGTGAGCGTGGAGCACAATAGCGAATTTATCCTTATCCATACGGTTGCCGGATATGGCCGCGCGGTGGCGCGAATTCTGGATTATCACCAGCTGCCGGAAATTTTAGGCGTGGTGGCCGGAAGCAGTATCGTCTGGGTCGCCCCGCGGGTCGTGAAGCGTACCGCGCTGGTGCATAAGCAAATTAATTATTTACTCAGAACGCATTAA
- a CDS encoding pyrBI operon leader peptide → MVKRVRHIVLPRLKSDAGLPFFFPLLNLFPEPLI, encoded by the coding sequence ATGGTCAAGCGTGTACGACATATCGTCTTACCGCGTCTGAAATCAGACGCTGGCCTGCCGTTTTTCTTCCCGTTGCTAAACCTATTCCCAGAGCCCCTCATTTGA
- the pyrB gene encoding aspartate carbamoyltransferase: MNPLYQKHIISINDLSREELELVLETAAKLKANPQPELLKHKVIASCFFEASTRTRLSFETSMHRLGASVVGFSDSSNTSLGKKGETLADTISVISTYVDAIVMRHPQEGAARLATEFSGGIPVLNAGDGANQHPTQTLLDLFTIQETQGTLENLNIAMVGDLKYGRTVHSLTQALAKFNGNRFFFIAPDALAMPQYILDMLDEKGIAWSLHASIEEVVANVDILYMTRVQKERLDPSEYANVKAQFVLRASDLEGARANMKVLHPLPRIDEIHTDVDKTPHAWYFQQAGNGIFARQALLALVLNRELAL; encoded by the coding sequence ATGAATCCGCTTTATCAAAAACACATCATTTCCATAAACGACCTCAGCCGCGAAGAGCTGGAACTGGTTCTGGAAACCGCGGCAAAACTGAAGGCCAATCCGCAACCGGAGCTGCTAAAGCACAAGGTGATTGCGAGCTGCTTCTTCGAAGCCTCTACCCGCACGCGCCTCTCCTTTGAAACCTCCATGCACCGCCTGGGCGCGAGCGTGGTGGGGTTCTCGGACAGCAGCAACACGTCGCTCGGCAAAAAAGGCGAGACCCTGGCGGACACCATTTCAGTTATCAGCACCTACGTTGATGCCATTGTGATGCGCCACCCGCAGGAGGGCGCGGCGCGTCTGGCGACCGAGTTTTCCGGCGGCATTCCGGTACTGAACGCCGGCGACGGTGCGAACCAGCACCCGACCCAGACCCTGCTCGACCTCTTCACCATTCAGGAAACCCAGGGCACGCTTGAGAACCTGAACATCGCCATGGTTGGCGACCTGAAGTACGGCCGCACCGTCCACTCCCTGACCCAGGCGCTGGCGAAATTTAACGGCAACCGCTTCTTCTTCATCGCGCCGGACGCGCTGGCGATGCCGCAGTACATCCTCGATATGCTGGACGAGAAAGGCATTGCGTGGAGCCTGCACGCCAGCATCGAAGAGGTGGTGGCTAACGTGGATATTCTCTACATGACCCGCGTGCAGAAAGAGCGTCTGGACCCGTCCGAATACGCCAACGTGAAGGCGCAGTTCGTGCTGCGCGCCAGCGACCTCGAGGGCGCGCGCGCCAACATGAAGGTGCTGCACCCGCTGCCGCGCATCGATGAGATCCACACCGACGTGGATAAAACGCCGCACGCCTGGTACTTCCAGCAGGCCGGAAACGGCATCTTCGCCCGCCAGGCGTTACTGGCACTGGTTCTGAATCGCGAATTGGCACTGTAA
- the pyrI gene encoding aspartate carbamoyltransferase regulatory subunit, protein MTHDNKLQVEAIKRGTVIDHIPAQVGFKLLTLFKLTETDQRITIGLNLPSGEMGRKDLIKIENTFLTDEQVNQLSLYAPDATVNRIDDYDVVGKSRPNLPDRIESVLVCPNSNCISHAEPVSSSFAVKKRANDIALKCKYCEKEFSHYVVLAN, encoded by the coding sequence ATGACACACGATAACAAACTCCAGGTTGAAGCCATCAAGCGTGGCACCGTGATTGACCACATCCCTGCGCAGGTGGGCTTTAAGCTGCTGACGCTGTTTAAACTGACCGAAACCGACCAGCGCATCACCATCGGCCTGAACCTGCCGTCGGGCGAGATGGGCCGCAAAGACCTGATCAAAATCGAGAACACCTTCCTGACCGACGAGCAGGTTAACCAGCTGTCGCTGTACGCGCCGGACGCCACCGTTAACCGCATCGACGATTACGACGTGGTGGGCAAATCCCGCCCGAACCTGCCGGACCGCATTGAAAGCGTGCTGGTCTGCCCGAACAGCAACTGCATCAGCCACGCTGAGCCGGTTTCCTCCAGTTTTGCAGTGAAAAAGCGCGCCAATGACATCGCGCTCAAATGCAAATACTGCGAAAAAGAGTTTTCTCATTATGTGGTGCTGGCCAACTAA
- the ridA gene encoding 2-iminobutanoate/2-iminopropanoate deaminase: protein MSKVLATENAPAAIGPYVQGVDLGSMIITSGQIPVNPKTGEVPADVAAQARQSLENVQAIVESAGLKVGDIVKTTVFVKDLNDFATVNATYEAFFTEHNATFPARSCVEVARLPKDVKIEIEAIAVRR, encoded by the coding sequence ATGAGCAAAGTACTCGCGACGGAAAATGCACCAGCGGCCATTGGCCCTTACGTTCAGGGCGTTGATCTGGGCAGCATGATCATCACTTCTGGCCAGATCCCGGTGAACCCTAAAACCGGTGAAGTGCCGGCCGACGTGGCGGCGCAGGCGCGTCAGTCGCTGGAAAACGTGCAGGCGATCGTAGAATCTGCAGGCCTGAAGGTGGGCGACATCGTGAAAACCACCGTGTTCGTGAAAGATCTGAACGACTTCGCGACCGTTAACGCCACCTACGAAGCGTTCTTCACCGAGCATAACGCCACCTTCCCGGCGCGCTCCTGCGTGGAAGTCGCGCGTCTGCCGAAAGACGTGAAAATTGAAATCGAAGCGATTGCCGTACGTCGCTAA
- the gbpA gene encoding N-acetylglucosamine-binding protein GbpA has protein sequence MKLSKIALAVATLTVASSALAHGYIESPASRAYMCKLGQNIDCGAVQYEPQSVEKTSGFPSGAEPADGQLASAGISQYSQLDKQSLNAWTKNPMTAGPHEFVWHHTAPHKTVNWRYYITKQNWDPNKPLTRDQFELTPFCTINGNSQAPAVTQPMNCNVPERTGYQVIYGVWEIADTTNSFYQAIDVDFGNGGSVTPDETPAVVSQWSKTLSGQVAGNNLNAGDKVIARFFDANGEVTSMRTEMTIGSAGQGDANQWSYDLAQKINAAQSDVRVGVKDDAGEISPVHGANSVFVKDGSTLQSVAVSYEEQKAQVNETIAVTDLQYSKIAHGNATVTFHVNTKGDVNMEAHVMNHHGAEKGYLKQDMNNASQDVTMTLTDVTPGHHMLKYYATNKDGTMFAQDVLNLMLEGDAAADSTGHHDYTFPDNIASYKAGTVVLQPKDGKTYECKPFPYSGYCIQWSQNATQFEPGTGSHWKEAWVLKN, from the coding sequence ATGAAACTTTCAAAAATTGCACTTGCCGTCGCGACGTTAACCGTTGCGTCTTCGGCACTTGCGCACGGATATATAGAATCGCCGGCCAGTCGCGCCTATATGTGTAAGCTTGGCCAAAATATCGACTGTGGCGCCGTCCAGTACGAACCGCAGAGCGTGGAAAAAACCTCCGGCTTCCCGTCAGGCGCTGAGCCCGCGGACGGCCAGCTCGCCAGCGCGGGCATCTCTCAGTATTCTCAGCTGGATAAGCAGAGCCTGAACGCGTGGACGAAAAACCCAATGACGGCAGGCCCTCATGAATTTGTCTGGCACCATACTGCACCGCATAAAACCGTCAACTGGCGTTATTACATTACCAAACAAAACTGGGATCCAAATAAGCCGCTGACCCGCGACCAGTTTGAATTAACCCCGTTCTGTACTATCAATGGTAATAGCCAGGCGCCCGCTGTAACTCAGCCAATGAACTGTAATGTTCCTGAGCGTACCGGCTACCAGGTTATTTATGGCGTATGGGAAATTGCTGACACCACAAATAGCTTCTATCAGGCTATCGACGTTGATTTCGGTAACGGCGGCAGCGTCACGCCGGACGAAACGCCTGCTGTCGTATCCCAGTGGAGCAAAACCCTGAGCGGCCAGGTTGCGGGTAACAACCTGAACGCGGGCGATAAGGTGATTGCACGCTTCTTCGACGCCAACGGAGAAGTGACCTCCATGCGTACCGAAATGACCATCGGCTCCGCCGGGCAGGGCGACGCTAACCAGTGGTCTTACGATCTTGCGCAGAAAATCAACGCCGCCCAGAGCGACGTGCGCGTCGGCGTGAAGGACGATGCGGGTGAAATCAGCCCGGTTCACGGCGCGAACAGCGTATTCGTGAAAGACGGCAGCACGCTGCAGTCCGTGGCCGTCTCGTATGAAGAGCAGAAAGCGCAGGTGAATGAGACCATCGCCGTTACCGATCTGCAGTACAGCAAAATCGCGCACGGCAACGCGACCGTGACCTTCCACGTCAACACCAAGGGCGACGTGAATATGGAAGCACACGTGATGAACCACCACGGCGCGGAAAAAGGTTACCTGAAGCAGGACATGAACAACGCCAGCCAGGACGTCACCATGACGCTGACTGACGTCACGCCGGGCCACCATATGCTGAAATACTACGCCACCAACAAAGACGGCACCATGTTCGCCCAGGACGTGCTGAACCTGATGCTGGAAGGCGATGCCGCGGCAGACAGCACCGGCCACCACGACTATACCTTCCCGGACAATATCGCCTCCTATAAGGCAGGTACCGTAGTGCTTCAGCCTAAGGACGGTAAGACCTACGAATGTAAGCCTTTCCCGTACAGCGGGTACTGCATCCAGTGGAGCCAGAATGCCACCCAGTTTGAGCCAGGCACGGGTTCGCACTGGAAAGAGGCGTGGGTGTTGAAGAACTGA
- a CDS encoding beta-N-acetylhexosaminidase, which produces MLRYSLLTAGLMLGASAFAAPAGDLPLMPWPAKVERPTTQGALVIDNKISVSVSGDDLGDAVNRLRQRIALQTGWTLQPQVEKPDQPTIRIAIAKKVKPQPLPDSDESYKLTVDASGVDISANTRFGALRAMETLLQLMQNGAENTSLPWVSIEDSPRFPWRGLLLDSARHFIPLPDIKRQIDGMAAAKLNVLHWHLTDDQGWRFSSKRYPKLTQLASDGLFYTPEQMREVVRYAAERGIRVVPEIDMPGHASAIAVAYPELMSAPGPYEMERHWGVLKPVLDPTKDATYAFADAMVSELAAIFPDPYLHIGGDEVDDSQWKANAAIQNFMRDNRLADSHALQAYFNRRLETILEKHRRQMVGWDEIYHPDLPKSILIQSWQGQDALGQVAQNGYKGILSTGFYLDQPQSTAYHYRNEIVPQGLNGVDVIADADSAQSWAFSMPRLKGKPVEGSFTLVKGDAGWRGFIDFAGKSRRAVQDIEWRDDNQVTFTVDTWMGETRPVVSVDNDKLTGYFLVGNTRYPISGTRLDEVPKGTPPAVPETANEANLLGGEAALWAENVVAPVLDIRLWPRAFAVAERLWSAKDVNDVDNMYTRLQAMDSWSTVSVGLQQHTQQQVQFTRLANNADTLPLQILAQAVEPAQYYTRQHLKFQAGNYHQFEPLNRFADALNAESATVRQMHKWVDRLVSDAEDAESADALRHVFNRWQSNTSDALALSENSYQLKAIRPVIQEVDKLASIGLRLTDLVARQGTLDDKEIASIQSELDNAAKVQDEAVIAAVYPLETLLRATRNQ; this is translated from the coding sequence ATGTTACGGTACAGCCTCTTAACCGCCGGGCTGATGCTCGGCGCCTCTGCGTTTGCCGCTCCGGCAGGCGACCTCCCCTTAATGCCCTGGCCTGCGAAGGTCGAGCGCCCGACGACCCAGGGCGCGCTGGTTATCGACAATAAAATTTCCGTCAGCGTCAGCGGTGATGACCTCGGTGACGCCGTCAACCGCCTGCGCCAGCGCATTGCCCTGCAAACCGGCTGGACGCTGCAGCCGCAGGTTGAAAAACCAGACCAACCGACCATCCGCATCGCCATCGCCAAAAAGGTAAAACCGCAGCCGCTGCCGGACAGTGATGAAAGCTATAAGCTCACGGTGGACGCCAGCGGCGTAGATATCTCTGCCAACACCCGCTTCGGCGCGCTGCGCGCCATGGAAACGCTGCTCCAGCTGATGCAGAACGGAGCGGAAAACACCTCGCTGCCGTGGGTTTCCATCGAGGATTCACCGCGCTTCCCGTGGCGCGGGCTGCTCCTGGACTCGGCGCGCCACTTTATCCCGCTGCCGGATATCAAACGTCAGATCGACGGCATGGCCGCCGCTAAGCTTAACGTTCTGCACTGGCATTTGACCGACGATCAGGGCTGGCGCTTCAGCTCGAAGCGCTACCCTAAGCTGACCCAGCTTGCCAGCGACGGGCTGTTCTACACCCCGGAGCAGATGCGCGAGGTTGTGCGTTACGCCGCCGAGCGCGGCATTCGCGTGGTGCCGGAGATTGACATGCCGGGCCACGCCTCGGCGATTGCCGTGGCCTATCCGGAGCTGATGAGCGCGCCGGGGCCGTACGAAATGGAGCGCCACTGGGGCGTGCTGAAGCCGGTGCTGGACCCGACCAAAGACGCAACCTACGCCTTTGCGGACGCGATGGTCAGCGAACTGGCGGCGATCTTCCCCGATCCGTATCTGCACATCGGCGGCGATGAGGTGGACGACAGCCAGTGGAAAGCGAACGCCGCGATCCAGAATTTCATGCGCGATAACAGGCTGGCGGACAGCCACGCGCTGCAGGCCTATTTCAACCGCAGGCTGGAGACGATCCTCGAGAAGCATCGCCGACAGATGGTCGGCTGGGATGAGATTTACCATCCCGACCTGCCGAAAAGCATTCTGATCCAGTCCTGGCAGGGACAGGACGCGCTGGGGCAGGTGGCGCAGAACGGCTACAAAGGGATCCTCTCCACCGGCTTCTATCTCGACCAGCCCCAGTCCACCGCCTATCACTACCGGAATGAAATTGTCCCGCAGGGGCTGAACGGCGTGGACGTGATAGCGGACGCCGACAGCGCTCAGAGCTGGGCCTTCTCCATGCCGCGCCTGAAGGGCAAGCCGGTGGAGGGGAGCTTCACGCTGGTAAAAGGCGATGCGGGCTGGCGCGGGTTTATTGATTTTGCCGGGAAATCCCGCCGCGCGGTGCAGGATATTGAATGGCGCGATGACAATCAGGTGACGTTTACCGTTGATACCTGGATGGGCGAAACGCGCCCGGTGGTCTCCGTCGATAACGACAAACTCACCGGCTATTTCCTGGTGGGGAACACGCGCTACCCAATCAGCGGCACGCGCCTCGACGAGGTGCCAAAAGGCACGCCGCCGGCGGTGCCGGAAACCGCGAACGAGGCAAACCTGCTCGGCGGAGAAGCCGCGCTGTGGGCAGAGAACGTGGTCGCGCCGGTGCTGGATATCCGCCTGTGGCCGCGCGCCTTCGCGGTGGCTGAGCGGCTGTGGTCGGCGAAGGACGTCAACGACGTCGACAACATGTACACCCGCCTGCAGGCGATGGACAGCTGGTCAACGGTATCGGTAGGGCTTCAGCAGCATACTCAGCAGCAGGTGCAGTTCACGCGCCTTGCGAACAATGCCGATACCCTGCCGCTGCAGATCCTCGCCCAGGCCGTCGAGCCGGCGCAGTATTACACCCGTCAGCACCTGAAGTTCCAGGCCGGAAACTATCATCAGTTCGAGCCGCTCAACCGATTTGCTGATGCGCTGAACGCCGAAAGCGCTACCGTGCGCCAGATGCACAAATGGGTCGACCGTCTGGTGAGCGACGCGGAAGACGCCGAAAGCGCCGACGCGCTGCGCCACGTCTTTAACCGCTGGCAGAGCAACACCAGCGACGCGCTGGCGCTAAGCGAAAACAGTTATCAGCTGAAGGCCATCAGGCCGGTGATTCAGGAAGTGGACAAGCTGGCCTCGATTGGCCTGAGGCTGACGGACCTGGTAGCACGTCAGGGCACGCTGGACGACAAAGAGATCGCGTCGATTCAGAGCGAGCTGGATAACGCGGCGAAGGTTCAGGACGAAGCGGTGATTGCGGCGGTCTATCCGCTGGAGACGCTGCTCAGAGCAACGCGGAATCAGTAG